One genomic window of Nitrospirota bacterium includes the following:
- the murF gene encoding UDP-N-acetylmuramoyl-tripeptide--D-alanyl-D-alanine ligase → MGAVTGSIAEQPALRPGQPYPWDVMPLFTVEEILEVTGARVLASGAGRLARSGFRRLCTDSRQIRRGDLFVGLPGERFNGREFVEAAIRKGAAGALIQGQSWGKTATKPIFGVPDAVLAYQQLAAHHRQRFSMPLVAVTGSNGKTTCKEMTASVLAERGSVLKTEGNFNNRIGVPQTLLRLTQRHDAAVVEMGVDRKGQTTRLCEIAHPTIGLITNIGPDHLEFFGSLDDSAHAKAELLDWIPEDGTAVLNADDAYFDYLASRARCRVLPFGQSSRALIRAADVTMDLSRGTTFSLILPDRARGTKVQLAAHGVHNLSNALAAAAVGHALGMSGAAIARGLGHFRPAEMRSQVTVCRGITIINDCYNANPASMKAALTLLAELAGGGGTIAALGDMLELGPESPALHRDVGVHLASRGITQLIACGPLARNLAAGARSAGMEAGRIHTVADSSAAADLCKELARAGDVVLVKGSRGMTMERVVETLMKGD, encoded by the coding sequence ATGGGGGCGGTCACAGGGTCCATCGCTGAACAACCGGCGCTGAGGCCCGGCCAGCCATATCCGTGGGATGTCATGCCGCTGTTTACGGTGGAAGAGATCCTCGAGGTGACTGGGGCGCGGGTGCTGGCTTCCGGCGCCGGTCGACTCGCGCGCAGCGGGTTCCGCCGTCTCTGCACGGATTCGCGCCAGATCCGGCGCGGCGATCTGTTCGTGGGCCTGCCGGGGGAGCGCTTCAACGGCCGGGAGTTCGTGGAGGCCGCGATCCGGAAGGGGGCGGCCGGCGCCCTCATCCAGGGCCAGTCTTGGGGCAAGACGGCGACCAAGCCGATCTTCGGCGTGCCCGATGCCGTGCTCGCGTATCAGCAGTTGGCCGCGCACCATCGCCAGCGATTTTCGATGCCGTTGGTCGCGGTGACCGGGAGCAACGGCAAGACCACCTGCAAAGAGATGACGGCCTCCGTTCTGGCCGAGCGGGGATCGGTGCTCAAAACGGAAGGGAATTTCAACAACCGGATCGGGGTGCCGCAGACCTTGTTGCGTCTGACCCAGCGCCATGACGCGGCCGTGGTGGAGATGGGCGTGGACCGGAAGGGGCAGACGACGCGCCTGTGCGAGATCGCCCATCCGACGATCGGCCTGATCACCAATATCGGCCCGGACCATTTGGAATTCTTCGGCAGCCTGGACGACTCCGCCCATGCCAAGGCCGAACTGCTGGACTGGATTCCGGAAGACGGAACGGCGGTGCTGAACGCGGACGATGCCTATTTCGACTACCTGGCCTCGCGGGCGCGCTGCCGCGTCCTGCCGTTCGGCCAGTCTTCGCGCGCGCTGATTCGCGCCGCCGATGTGACGATGGATCTCAGCCGGGGCACGACGTTCAGCCTCATCCTCCCGGACCGGGCGCGCGGCACGAAGGTCCAGTTGGCGGCGCATGGCGTCCACAACCTCTCCAACGCCCTGGCGGCTGCGGCTGTGGGGCACGCCCTGGGCATGAGCGGCGCGGCGATTGCGCGCGGGCTGGGGCATTTCAGGCCAGCCGAGATGCGTTCGCAGGTGACGGTCTGCCGCGGGATCACGATCATCAACGATTGCTACAACGCCAATCCGGCCTCCATGAAGGCGGCCCTGACACTGCTGGCCGAACTGGCCGGCGGAGGCGGGACGATTGCGGCGCTGGGCGACATGCTGGAACTGGGCCCCGAGTCGCCGGCCCTGCATCGGGATGTCGGTGTCCATCTGGCGTCCCGGGGCATTACGCAGCTCATCGCCTGCGGGCCGTTGGCGCGGAACCTGGCGGCAGGCGCTCGTTCGGCCGGTATGGAAGCCGGGCGGATTCATACGGTGGCCGATTCGTCTGCCGCCGCGGACCTCTGCAAGGAGCTGGCGCGGGCGGGGGACGTGGTACTGGTCAAGGGCTCGCGCGGGATGACGATGGAACGGGTCGTCGAAACATTGATGAAGGGTGATTGA